One genomic region from Amycolatopsis sp. FBCC-B4732 encodes:
- a CDS encoding BTAD domain-containing putative transcriptional regulator — MVVEFRLLGPIEARVDGEPVELGPARQRAVLAALLADANRPVPVERLIDRVWADRPPLRARESLHSYLSRLRHSPAGAGLEIRRLPGGYLPRVDPGAVDLHRFRRLVAEAREAGDDAAEELFERALGLWHGDALAELDTPWAADLRRSLHAERWSARLDHADLRLRRGRHAGLLADLTAWSREHPLDERLAGQVVLALYRSGRQADALEHYERLRHRLAEELGADPSPPLRELHQRILRGAPEPAGPGPADGVIPDRFPAAPPSFIGRADELAALTAAAHREADEGRVVQISALAGAGGVGKTWLVLHWAHAHRDRFPDGRLFADLHGFSSANAPLEPSVVVRGFLGALGVAPSRVPPDPDAQAALYRQLVAGKRMLVVLDNAADAGQVIPLLPDSSAATTVVTSRRHLAPLITRYGARHLQLDILTHGEARALLTERLGAARLAAEPRAVEDLIGLCGRYPLALAIMSRHAHTRPHIPLAEFAAELRDLGLDALDHEDPAVSLPTVLSWSLRALTAEQRTVFALLGTAPGPDTGLPAAAALAGLPPRRTAKVLSMLEEASLLTRRPGGRYAMHDLIRDYATTTAERELPAAEREAALRRVLDHYVHTAHAADHHLDPHRQAVPLAAPAPGAAPHPLPDDTAALAWFDTEHANLVAAQRTAAAAAWHDVVWQLAWGTHTFQNRRGMLHDRLAGWRAALDAAAHLADPAALSRAHRLLADVHANLRRHDEAVEHLQEAIALAELHDDRTEQSLAQHGLSWVWQLRGDDRRALAHATRALALFRALGRPVWEARELNQVGWLAAQVGDHETARSHCEAALALHRHHGDTHAEADTLDSLGYIEFHTGRHETAIDHYRRALTLYRDRGNTFQVADTLDRLGQPLAALGHHDEARAVWREALEMYRQQDRGRDADRVRAQLDALDGVPAPARVPAGH, encoded by the coding sequence GTGGTGGTGGAGTTCCGGTTGCTGGGCCCGATCGAGGCCCGGGTGGACGGCGAGCCGGTCGAGCTCGGGCCCGCGCGGCAGCGGGCCGTGCTGGCGGCGCTGCTGGCCGACGCGAACCGGCCGGTCCCGGTCGAGCGGCTGATCGACCGGGTGTGGGCGGACCGCCCGCCGCTGCGCGCGCGGGAGTCGTTGCACAGCTACCTGTCCCGGCTCCGGCATTCGCCGGCCGGTGCGGGGCTGGAGATCCGGCGGCTCCCCGGCGGCTACCTGCCGCGCGTCGACCCCGGCGCGGTGGACCTGCACCGGTTCCGCCGGCTCGTGGCCGAAGCGCGCGAAGCCGGGGACGACGCCGCCGAGGAACTGTTCGAGCGGGCGCTCGGGCTCTGGCACGGCGACGCACTCGCCGAGCTGGACACCCCGTGGGCCGCCGACCTGCGCCGGTCCCTGCACGCCGAACGCTGGTCGGCCCGGCTCGACCACGCCGACCTGCGGCTGCGCCGGGGACGGCACGCCGGGCTGCTCGCGGACCTGACGGCGTGGAGCCGCGAACACCCACTGGACGAGCGGCTCGCCGGTCAGGTCGTGCTGGCTCTCTACCGCAGCGGCCGCCAGGCCGACGCCCTCGAGCACTACGAGCGGCTCCGGCACCGGCTGGCCGAGGAGCTGGGCGCCGATCCGAGCCCGCCGCTGCGGGAGCTGCACCAGCGGATCCTGCGCGGTGCGCCGGAGCCGGCCGGTCCGGGACCGGCCGACGGCGTCATCCCGGACCGGTTCCCGGCGGCGCCCCCGTCGTTCATCGGCCGCGCGGACGAGCTCGCCGCGCTGACCGCGGCCGCGCACCGCGAGGCGGACGAGGGCCGTGTGGTGCAGATTTCCGCGCTGGCCGGGGCCGGCGGGGTCGGCAAGACGTGGCTGGTGCTGCACTGGGCGCACGCCCACCGCGACCGGTTCCCGGACGGCAGGCTGTTCGCCGACCTGCACGGCTTCTCGTCGGCGAACGCCCCGCTGGAGCCGTCGGTCGTGGTGCGGGGCTTCCTCGGCGCGCTGGGCGTCGCACCCAGCCGCGTCCCGCCCGATCCGGACGCGCAGGCCGCGCTGTACCGGCAGCTGGTCGCGGGCAAGCGGATGCTGGTCGTGCTGGACAACGCGGCCGACGCCGGCCAGGTGATCCCGCTGCTGCCGGACAGCTCGGCGGCCACGACGGTGGTGACCAGCCGCCGCCACCTCGCGCCGCTGATCACGCGCTACGGCGCCCGGCACCTCCAGCTCGACATCCTCACCCACGGCGAAGCCCGCGCGCTGCTGACCGAACGCCTGGGCGCGGCACGGCTGGCCGCCGAGCCGCGGGCGGTCGAGGACCTGATCGGCCTGTGCGGGCGCTACCCGCTGGCGCTGGCGATCATGAGCCGCCACGCGCACACGCGCCCGCACATCCCGCTCGCGGAGTTCGCCGCCGAACTGCGCGACCTCGGCCTCGACGCGCTCGACCACGAAGACCCCGCCGTGAGCCTGCCCACGGTCCTGTCGTGGTCGCTGCGCGCGCTCACGGCCGAGCAGCGCACGGTGTTCGCCCTGCTCGGCACCGCGCCCGGCCCCGACACCGGGCTGCCGGCCGCGGCGGCCCTCGCCGGCCTGCCCCCGCGCCGGACGGCCAAGGTGCTGAGCATGCTGGAGGAGGCGTCGCTACTGACCCGCCGTCCCGGCGGCCGGTACGCCATGCACGACCTGATCCGCGACTACGCCACGACGACCGCCGAGCGCGAGCTCCCGGCGGCCGAGCGGGAAGCGGCGCTGCGGCGGGTCCTGGACCACTACGTCCACACCGCGCACGCCGCCGACCACCACCTCGACCCCCACCGCCAGGCCGTCCCGCTCGCCGCGCCCGCGCCGGGCGCCGCACCGCACCCGCTGCCCGACGACACCGCCGCGCTGGCCTGGTTCGACACCGAGCACGCGAACCTCGTCGCGGCCCAGCGCACCGCCGCGGCCGCCGCGTGGCACGACGTGGTGTGGCAGCTGGCCTGGGGGACGCACACCTTCCAGAACCGGCGGGGCATGCTCCACGACCGGCTGGCCGGCTGGCGCGCGGCACTGGACGCCGCCGCGCACCTGGCCGACCCGGCCGCGCTGAGCCGCGCGCACCGGCTGCTCGCCGACGTCCACGCGAACCTGCGGCGGCACGACGAAGCCGTCGAGCACCTGCAGGAAGCCATCGCGCTGGCCGAGCTCCACGACGACCGCACCGAGCAGAGCCTCGCCCAGCACGGGCTTTCGTGGGTCTGGCAGCTGCGCGGCGACGACCGGCGGGCCCTGGCACACGCCACCCGCGCGCTGGCGCTCTTCCGCGCCCTCGGCAGGCCCGTGTGGGAGGCGCGCGAGCTCAACCAGGTCGGGTGGCTGGCCGCCCAGGTCGGCGACCACGAGACCGCGCGAAGCCACTGCGAAGCCGCGCTGGCCCTGCACCGCCACCACGGCGACACGCACGCCGAGGCGGACACCCTGGACAGCCTCGGCTACATCGAGTTCCACACCGGGCGGCACGAGACCGCGATCGACCACTACCGGCGGGCGCTCACGCTCTACCGCGACCGCGGGAACACGTTCCAGGTCGCCGACACCCTCGACCGCCTCGGGCAGCCGCTCGCCGCCCTCGGCCACCACGACGAGGCCCGCGCGGTGTGGCGCGAAGCGCTCGAGATGTACCGGCAGCAGGACCGCGGCCGCGACGCCGACCGCGTCCGGGCGCAGCTCGACGCCCTGGACGGCGTGCCCGCGCCGGCCCGGGTTCCCGCCGGGCACTGA
- a CDS encoding 1,4-dihydroxy-2-naphthoate polyprenyltransferase produces the protein MASVSEWIEGARPRTLPNAVAPVVAGVGAAIALDAFSWWRSVLALLVSLSLIVGVNYANDYSDGIRGTDEHRVGPLRLVGSGVAAPKAVLTAALVSLGLAGVLGLVLVVASGHWWLLVMGALCILGAWFYTGGKKPYGYYGFGEIAVFVFFGLAGVLGTVYVQAGRVSWAALACAVAVGAFSTAVLTANNLRDIPTDIESGKRTLATRLGDGGTRRLYLVLIAVPYVLGVVLGIFHPLLLITLVTAPMLLKSVRAVGGGQQGRALIPALRDTGLAMLAWAVLAAVALAFQR, from the coding sequence ATGGCTTCAGTGAGCGAGTGGATCGAGGGGGCCCGGCCCCGGACGCTGCCCAACGCGGTGGCGCCGGTCGTGGCGGGGGTCGGCGCGGCAATCGCGCTGGACGCGTTTTCCTGGTGGCGTTCGGTCCTGGCGCTGCTGGTCTCGCTCTCGCTGATCGTCGGCGTCAATTACGCCAACGACTACTCCGACGGCATCCGCGGCACGGACGAGCACCGCGTCGGGCCGCTGCGGCTGGTCGGTTCCGGGGTCGCGGCGCCCAAGGCCGTGCTGACCGCCGCGCTGGTTTCGCTGGGGCTGGCCGGGGTGCTGGGGCTCGTGCTGGTGGTCGCCAGCGGGCACTGGTGGCTGCTCGTGATGGGCGCGCTGTGCATCCTCGGCGCGTGGTTCTACACCGGCGGCAAGAAGCCCTACGGCTACTACGGCTTCGGCGAGATCGCCGTGTTCGTCTTCTTCGGCCTGGCCGGCGTGCTCGGCACGGTGTACGTCCAGGCGGGCCGGGTCAGCTGGGCCGCGCTGGCGTGCGCGGTCGCGGTCGGCGCGTTCTCGACGGCGGTCCTGACCGCCAACAACCTGCGCGACATCCCGACGGACATCGAGTCGGGCAAGCGCACCCTGGCCACCCGCCTCGGCGACGGCGGCACCCGGCGGCTCTACCTGGTGCTGATCGCGGTGCCGTACGTGCTCGGCGTGGTGCTCGGGATCTTCCACCCGCTGCTGCTGATCACCCTCGTGACGGCGCCGATGCTGCTGAAGTCGGTCCGCGCGGTCGGCGGCGGGCAGCAGGGGCGGGCCCTGATCCCGGCGCTGCGGGACACCGGCCTGGCGATGCTCGCCTGGGCCGTGCTCGCCGCCGTCGCACTGGCCTTCCAGCGGTGA
- a CDS encoding PLP-dependent cysteine synthase family protein, producing the protein MSRPHSRSWVREAVRIIEADANRSADTHLHVFPLPPEWGIDLYLKDESVHPTGSLKHRLARSLLLYGLVNGHIGPDTVLVEASSGSTAVSEAYFARMLGLRFITVVPRKTSREKIALIEFYGGECHYVDEAPAMYPEAERLAAECDGHYLDQFTYAERATDWRGNNNIAESVFAQMRSERHPVPSWIVVGAGTGGTSATFGRYVRYKRHTTKVCVVDPENSSFYGAWETGALDYATGMPSRIEGIGRPRCEPSFVPGVIDEMFRIPDAGSLAAIRLLRERTGHWAGGSTGTNLYGAFRLISRMVEDGQAGSVVTLLCDGGERYAHTYYNDDWLAQQGLDLAPHTALFEEFLTTGKFFAPEG; encoded by the coding sequence GTGAGCCGCCCGCACAGCCGCAGCTGGGTCCGCGAGGCCGTCCGCATCATCGAGGCCGACGCCAACCGCAGCGCCGACACGCACCTGCACGTCTTCCCGCTGCCCCCGGAGTGGGGCATCGACCTCTACCTCAAGGACGAGTCCGTCCACCCGACCGGCTCGCTCAAGCACCGCCTGGCCCGGTCGCTGCTCCTCTACGGGCTGGTCAACGGCCACATCGGGCCGGACACCGTGCTCGTCGAGGCCTCCAGCGGCTCGACCGCGGTGTCCGAGGCCTACTTCGCCCGCATGCTCGGGCTGCGCTTCATCACCGTCGTGCCGCGCAAGACGTCGAGGGAGAAGATCGCCCTCATCGAGTTCTACGGCGGCGAGTGCCACTACGTCGACGAAGCCCCGGCGATGTACCCCGAGGCCGAGCGGCTCGCGGCCGAGTGCGACGGGCACTACCTCGACCAGTTCACCTACGCCGAGCGCGCGACCGACTGGCGCGGCAACAACAACATCGCCGAGTCGGTGTTCGCGCAGATGCGCTCGGAGCGCCACCCGGTGCCCAGCTGGATCGTCGTCGGCGCGGGCACCGGCGGCACGAGCGCGACCTTCGGCCGGTACGTCCGCTACAAGCGGCACACCACGAAGGTCTGCGTCGTCGACCCGGAGAACTCGTCGTTCTACGGCGCCTGGGAGACCGGCGCGCTCGACTACGCCACCGGCATGCCGTCCCGGATCGAAGGCATCGGGCGCCCGCGCTGCGAGCCGTCGTTCGTGCCGGGCGTCATCGACGAGATGTTCCGGATCCCCGACGCGGGCTCCCTGGCGGCCATCCGCCTGCTGCGCGAGCGCACCGGCCACTGGGCGGGTGGCTCGACCGGCACCAACCTCTACGGCGCGTTCCGGCTCATCTCCCGGATGGTCGAGGACGGCCAGGCGGGCAGCGTCGTGACGCTGCTCTGCGACGGCGGCGAGCGGTACGCGCACACGTACTACAACGACGACTGGCTGGCGCAGCAGGGCCTGGACCTGGCCCCGCACACGGCGTTGTTCGAGGAGTTCCTGACGACCGGGAAGTTCTTCGCCCCGGAGGGTTAG
- a CDS encoding DUF4229 domain-containing protein, with product MSDEKAGNLPRDLTLYLLARFVLVGAIAWGLSLAGVPLLVALLIGLVVGLPLGLLLFRGLNARVTAGLAKRNEKRARARAQLRAQLRGDTAGQPE from the coding sequence GTGAGCGACGAGAAGGCCGGAAACCTGCCGCGTGACCTGACGCTGTACCTGCTGGCGCGGTTCGTGCTGGTCGGGGCGATCGCGTGGGGCCTGTCCCTGGCCGGCGTGCCGCTGCTGGTGGCGCTGCTCATCGGCCTGGTCGTCGGGCTCCCGCTCGGCCTGCTGCTCTTCCGCGGCCTCAACGCCCGCGTCACGGCCGGCCTGGCGAAGCGCAACGAGAAGCGCGCCCGGGCCCGTGCCCAGCTGCGCGCCCAGCTCCGCGGGGACACCGCCGGGCAGCCGGAGTGA
- a CDS encoding Lrp/AsnC family transcriptional regulator produces the protein MDQLDRKIIAALRINGRATYADLGRAVGLSASSVHERVGKLEAAGVITGYHAVVDPSSVGLGVTALVGIHPTDTATEDDVAQALGELDEVESCYAVAGDEAFVVKVRVATVDDLERALGRLRRIPGVGRTNTTVVLSTRFEGRPNNAGLQKDRAGGA, from the coding sequence GTGGATCAGTTGGACCGGAAGATCATCGCGGCGTTGCGTATCAACGGACGGGCCACCTACGCCGATCTCGGGCGGGCCGTCGGGCTGTCCGCGTCATCGGTGCACGAGCGGGTCGGCAAGCTGGAAGCCGCCGGCGTGATCACCGGCTACCACGCGGTCGTGGACCCGAGCTCGGTCGGGCTCGGCGTCACCGCCCTCGTCGGCATCCATCCCACCGACACCGCGACCGAGGACGACGTCGCCCAAGCGCTCGGCGAGCTCGACGAGGTCGAGAGCTGCTACGCGGTGGCGGGCGACGAAGCGTTCGTCGTCAAGGTGCGCGTGGCGACCGTCGACGACCTGGAGCGGGCCCTGGGCCGGCTCCGGCGCATCCCCGGCGTCGGGCGGACGAACACCACGGTCGTGCTCTCGACGCGGTTCGAGGGGCGCCCGAACAACGCGGGCCTGCAGAAGGACCGGGCGGGCGGGGCGTAG
- a CDS encoding BldC family transcriptional regulator: MTATMGGRLLTPGEVAALFRVDPKTVTRWATAGRIGSIRTPGGHRRFRESEVNELLAELTTDASEPARNA; the protein is encoded by the coding sequence ATGACCGCGACGATGGGCGGACGCCTGCTCACCCCAGGCGAGGTGGCAGCGCTGTTCCGGGTGGACCCCAAGACGGTGACGCGGTGGGCGACGGCGGGGCGGATCGGCTCGATCCGGACCCCGGGCGGGCACCGGCGGTTCCGGGAGTCCGAGGTGAACGAGCTCCTGGCCGAGCTGACCACCGACGCCAGCGAACCGGCGCGCAACGCCTGA
- a CDS encoding MinD/ParA family protein: MTGPSEESAPGHPEQADPAAAPQQPGLFADDRTDSHPHPETSGAFDAQPTQAVPPPPNPAVSGPHQVNPAVSGPHQVNPAVSGPHQVNPAVSGPHQVPPGPQYGYDQNLPPLQPQYGDPAQQYAQAQAQYPQQPQQPSGLPQPQGGRHAAPPQPGHGHDLSTAHLVKQVKRPPQSGWRKALYVGSGKLVNPGESPADTRRRELIARVNQPLRGCYKIAMLSLKGGVGKTTVTTTLGATFASLRGDRVVAVDANPDRGTLSQKLPLETTATVRHLLRDAARITRYSDVRSYTSQGSSRLEILASEQDPAVSEAFSEDDYRRTVNLLEHFYNIVLTDCGTGLMHSAMKGVLDVADALVVVSSGSVDGARSASATLDWLEAHGYGELVKRSVAVINSVRPKGGSVDLDKLSAHFGAKVRAVCKVPFDPHLEEGAEIELDRLSGDTRLSLLELAATVADGFATPLSQGYR; encoded by the coding sequence GTGACCGGACCCAGCGAAGAATCGGCTCCTGGCCACCCCGAACAGGCCGACCCGGCCGCTGCCCCGCAGCAACCGGGCCTGTTCGCCGACGACCGGACGGACTCCCACCCGCACCCGGAGACGTCCGGGGCCTTCGACGCGCAGCCCACGCAGGCCGTCCCGCCGCCGCCCAACCCGGCGGTGTCCGGCCCGCACCAGGTGAACCCGGCCGTGTCGGGTCCGCACCAGGTGAACCCGGCCGTCTCGGGTCCGCACCAGGTGAACCCGGCCGTGTCCGGGCCGCACCAGGTGCCGCCGGGGCCCCAGTACGGCTACGACCAGAACCTGCCCCCGCTGCAGCCGCAGTACGGTGACCCGGCCCAGCAGTACGCCCAGGCCCAGGCGCAGTACCCGCAGCAGCCCCAGCAGCCTTCGGGCCTGCCGCAGCCCCAGGGCGGGCGGCACGCGGCGCCGCCGCAGCCGGGCCACGGCCACGACCTGTCCACCGCGCACCTGGTCAAGCAGGTCAAGCGGCCCCCGCAGTCCGGCTGGCGCAAGGCGCTCTACGTCGGCAGCGGCAAGCTGGTCAACCCGGGGGAGAGCCCGGCGGACACCCGCCGCCGCGAGCTCATCGCGCGCGTCAACCAGCCCCTGCGCGGCTGCTACAAGATCGCGATGCTGTCGCTCAAGGGCGGCGTCGGCAAGACGACGGTGACCACGACGCTGGGTGCGACGTTCGCCTCCCTGCGCGGTGACCGCGTCGTCGCCGTGGACGCCAACCCGGACCGCGGGACGCTGTCGCAGAAGCTCCCGCTGGAGACCACCGCGACGGTCCGCCACCTGCTGCGCGACGCGGCCCGCATCACGCGCTACAGCGACGTCCGGTCCTACACGTCCCAGGGCTCCAGCCGGCTGGAAATCCTCGCCAGCGAGCAGGACCCGGCCGTGTCGGAGGCCTTCTCCGAGGACGACTACCGGCGCACGGTCAACCTGCTGGAGCACTTCTACAACATCGTGCTCACCGACTGCGGCACCGGACTGATGCACTCGGCGATGAAGGGCGTCCTGGACGTCGCGGACGCGCTGGTGGTGGTCTCGTCCGGTTCGGTCGACGGTGCCCGCAGCGCCTCGGCGACCCTGGACTGGCTCGAGGCCCACGGCTACGGCGAGCTGGTCAAGCGCTCGGTCGCGGTGATCAACTCGGTCCGCCCCAAGGGCGGTTCGGTCGACCTCGACAAGCTCTCGGCCCACTTCGGCGCGAAGGTCCGGGCGGTCTGCAAGGTGCCCTTCGACCCGCACCTGGAGGAAGGCGCGGAGATCGAGCTGGACCGCCTGAGCGGCGACACCCGCCTCTCCCTGCTGGAGCTGGCGGCCACGGTCGCCGACGGCTTCGCGACCCCGCTCTCGCAGGGCTACCGGTAA
- the ccsB gene encoding c-type cytochrome biogenesis protein CcsB, whose product MPINETLSQYSDWLYTTAAAIYVVALMMTLIEQGFGAKGRLAMERAQRRSRELVGAGGPPIEELPAAQRTAGRPERIGKMGASLLVLGAVLQLSAIVLRGLAVHRAPWGNMYEYGMAVTFITVVTWILVMWKFPVRHLTGFLLLPVVILMFINGTLLYTIAAPVQPALQSYWLVIHVSAAIIGSGVFLVPGVASVLYLFRAAYEKDETKFARFASKLPAADVLDRIAYRTTIFAFPVFTFGVLCGAVWAESAWGRFWGWDPKETVAFIAWVVYAAYLHSRATAGWRGARAAAINIVGFAAIIFNLFFVNLVTAGLHSYAGVG is encoded by the coding sequence ATGCCGATCAACGAGACGCTGTCGCAGTACAGCGACTGGCTGTACACCACCGCCGCGGCGATCTACGTCGTCGCGCTGATGATGACGCTGATCGAGCAGGGCTTCGGCGCCAAGGGCCGGCTGGCCATGGAACGCGCCCAGCGCCGCTCGCGCGAGCTGGTCGGCGCCGGCGGCCCGCCCATCGAGGAGCTCCCGGCCGCGCAGCGCACGGCAGGCCGCCCCGAGCGGATCGGCAAGATGGGCGCGTCGCTGCTCGTGCTCGGCGCGGTGCTGCAGCTCTCGGCGATCGTGCTGCGCGGGCTCGCCGTGCACCGCGCGCCGTGGGGCAACATGTACGAGTACGGCATGGCGGTCACCTTCATCACGGTGGTCACCTGGATCCTCGTGATGTGGAAGTTCCCGGTCCGCCACCTCACCGGCTTCCTGCTGCTGCCCGTCGTGATCCTGATGTTCATCAACGGCACGCTGCTGTACACGATCGCGGCGCCGGTCCAGCCCGCGCTGCAGTCGTACTGGCTGGTCATCCACGTCTCGGCGGCGATCATCGGCTCCGGCGTCTTCCTCGTGCCGGGTGTCGCGAGCGTCCTCTACCTGTTCCGCGCGGCCTACGAGAAGGACGAGACGAAGTTCGCCCGGTTCGCCTCGAAGCTGCCCGCGGCCGACGTCCTCGACCGGATCGCCTACCGGACCACCATCTTCGCCTTCCCGGTGTTCACCTTCGGCGTGCTCTGCGGCGCCGTCTGGGCCGAGTCGGCGTGGGGCCGGTTCTGGGGCTGGGACCCCAAGGAGACCGTCGCGTTCATCGCCTGGGTGGTCTACGCGGCCTACCTGCACTCGCGCGCGACGGCGGGCTGGCGCGGCGCCCGGGCCGCGGCCATCAACATCGTCGGGTTCGCCGCGATCATCTTCAACCTGTTCTTCGTGAACCTCGTCACCGCGGGCCTGCACTCCTACGCCGGGGTGGGCTGA
- a CDS encoding cytochrome c biogenesis protein ResB translates to MTTTEAPPKTPRGPTPAKRTFAFVRNTWRGLTSMRTALVLLFLLALAALPGALLPQRKLNAPKVDEYIGAHGWWGTLLDKLEFYDVYSSIWFSAIYLLLMISLIGCLTPRSFEYVKAMRAKPVLTPRNLARMPHYRLGRGKADVSDTAAEVAAVHKHLSGWRRVEREEADGVRTISAERGFLRETGNLVFHFSMLGLIVFFALGKMFGYEGQVIVQADGDSFCNSGIYNYDSFNAGLRVDGTDLDPFCVKVDDFTVRYTPAGEPEYYHANIQYQSGEDLETNTWRPYGLEVNSPLRTAGDRVYLLGQGYSPQFTVTFPNGDKRTQNTQWRTVDPTTMLAEGATKFDQPGVTDEVQRRTRQLAVTGLFAPTSFMHGNVLTSSAPELNDPSVAVDIMRGDLGLDAGRGQSVFEIDQSLVDDGRLKKVARENLKVGQEIKLDDGTKVRFDGVNHWVSLQVSHDPTQGFVLGFAIAMFLGLGASLLVKRRRLWVRVKPGTEDHPGTVIEVAGLARTDQAGYGEEFHRISERLISGQKG, encoded by the coding sequence GTGACCACCACGGAAGCGCCCCCGAAGACCCCGCGAGGCCCGACGCCCGCGAAGCGCACCTTCGCCTTCGTCCGCAACACCTGGCGCGGCCTGACGTCGATGCGCACCGCGCTCGTCCTGCTGTTCCTCCTCGCGCTGGCCGCCCTGCCGGGTGCGCTGCTGCCGCAGCGGAAGCTCAACGCCCCCAAGGTCGACGAGTACATCGGCGCCCACGGCTGGTGGGGCACCCTGCTCGACAAGCTCGAGTTCTACGACGTCTACTCCAGCATCTGGTTCTCGGCCATCTACCTGCTGCTGATGATCTCGCTGATCGGCTGCCTGACCCCGCGCAGCTTCGAGTACGTCAAGGCGATGCGCGCCAAGCCGGTGCTGACCCCGCGCAACCTGGCCCGGATGCCGCACTACCGGCTCGGCCGCGGCAAGGCCGACGTGTCAGACACTGCCGCCGAAGTCGCCGCCGTCCACAAGCACCTGTCGGGCTGGCGCCGGGTCGAGCGCGAAGAGGCCGACGGCGTCCGCACGATCTCCGCCGAACGCGGGTTCCTGCGCGAGACCGGCAACCTCGTCTTCCACTTCAGCATGCTCGGCCTGATCGTGTTCTTCGCGCTGGGCAAGATGTTCGGCTACGAGGGCCAGGTCATCGTCCAGGCCGACGGCGACAGCTTCTGCAACTCCGGCATCTACAACTACGACTCCTTCAACGCCGGGCTGCGTGTCGACGGCACCGACCTCGACCCGTTCTGCGTGAAGGTCGACGACTTCACCGTGCGGTACACCCCGGCCGGCGAGCCGGAGTACTACCACGCGAACATCCAGTACCAGTCCGGCGAAGACCTCGAAACGAACACCTGGCGCCCGTACGGCCTCGAGGTCAACTCGCCGCTGCGCACCGCCGGCGACCGCGTCTACCTGCTCGGCCAGGGCTACTCGCCGCAGTTCACGGTCACCTTCCCCAACGGCGACAAGCGCACCCAGAACACCCAGTGGCGCACGGTCGACCCGACCACGATGCTCGCCGAAGGCGCGACGAAGTTCGACCAGCCGGGCGTCACCGACGAGGTGCAGCGGCGGACCCGCCAGCTCGCCGTCACCGGCCTGTTCGCGCCGACGTCGTTCATGCACGGCAACGTCCTGACGTCCTCGGCGCCGGAGCTGAACGACCCGTCCGTGGCCGTCGACATCATGCGCGGCGACCTCGGCCTCGACGCCGGGCGCGGGCAGTCGGTGTTCGAGATCGACCAGTCGCTCGTCGACGACGGCAGGCTGAAGAAGGTCGCCCGCGAGAACCTCAAGGTCGGCCAGGAGATCAAGCTCGACGACGGCACGAAGGTCCGCTTCGACGGCGTCAACCACTGGGTTTCCCTGCAGGTGTCCCACGACCCGACGCAGGGGTTCGTGCTCGGCTTCGCCATCGCGATGTTCCTCGGCCTCGGCGCGTCACTGCTGGTCAAGCGGCGGCGGCTGTGGGTGCGGGTGAAGCCGGGGACCGAAGACCACCCGGGTACCGTCATCGAGGTCGCCGGGCTGGCCCGCACGGACCAGGCCGGGTACGGCGAAGAGTTCCACCGGATCAGTGAACGCCTGATCAGTGGTCAGAAGGGCTGA
- a CDS encoding cytochrome c biogenesis CcdA family protein produces the protein MNSVTELAISGPLLLAAGVALLAGAISFASPCVVPLVPGYLAYLAALVGADAPAVSAGEERKQGRWAVLGAALLFVLGFTVVFVATFGTLVWLADTLVVNQDLLQRIGGVLTIAMALVFLGWIPGLQRDVRSHRVPGGGVWGAPVLGAIFGLGWTPCIGPTLSAVTTLASATGGAEARGYLLIAVYCLGLGLPFLLIALGARWAVRATDWVRRHGRQVQIFGGVLLMIVGILLVTGVWGDLMGWLRNELAGNLELPL, from the coding sequence GTGAACTCCGTGACCGAGCTGGCGATCTCCGGACCGCTGCTGCTCGCTGCGGGCGTCGCGCTGCTGGCCGGGGCCATCTCCTTCGCCTCGCCCTGCGTGGTGCCGCTCGTGCCGGGGTACCTCGCGTACCTCGCCGCGCTCGTCGGGGCGGACGCGCCCGCGGTCAGCGCCGGCGAAGAGCGCAAGCAGGGGCGGTGGGCCGTTCTCGGGGCCGCCCTGCTCTTCGTGCTCGGGTTCACCGTCGTCTTCGTCGCCACGTTCGGCACGCTCGTCTGGCTGGCCGACACCCTCGTCGTCAACCAGGACCTCCTCCAGCGCATCGGCGGCGTCCTCACCATCGCCATGGCGCTGGTCTTCCTCGGCTGGATCCCCGGCCTGCAGCGCGACGTCCGCTCGCACCGCGTCCCGGGCGGCGGCGTCTGGGGCGCCCCCGTGCTCGGCGCGATCTTCGGGCTCGGCTGGACGCCCTGCATCGGCCCGACGCTCTCGGCCGTCACGACGCTGGCCAGCGCCACCGGCGGTGCCGAAGCCCGCGGGTACCTGCTGATCGCCGTCTACTGCCTCGGCCTCGGGCTGCCGTTCCTGCTCATCGCGCTCGGCGCCCGCTGGGCCGTGCGCGCCACCGACTGGGTGCGCCGGCACGGCCGCCAGGTGCAGATCTTCGGCGGCGTGCTGCTGATGATCGTCGGCATCCTGCTGGTCACCGGCGTGTGGGGAGATCTGATGGGCTGGCTCCGCAACGAGCTCGCCGGCAACCTGGAGCTGCCGCTGTGA